From a region of the Zingiber officinale cultivar Zhangliang chromosome 4B, Zo_v1.1, whole genome shotgun sequence genome:
- the LOC121974918 gene encoding alkaline ceramidase-like isoform X2, whose protein sequence is MKPLPHDVHCEVSEAIERLQQSDETPMVWEMLLYLYVIYSPDWHYRSTMPTFLFLYGAAFGVIHFFARFGIGFKIHYIILCLLCVPRMYKYYIQTKDIAAKRLAKLFVTTFLLGALCWLFDRIFCKKLIHWYVNPQGHAWWHVLMGLNSYFANTFLMFCRAQQRGWEPQVVRLFGFFPYVKIQKSKKQE, encoded by the coding sequence ACTACAGCAGAGTGATGAAACTCCAATGGTATGGGAGATGCTGCTATATCTTTATGTTATTTACTCACCAGACTGGCACTATAGAAGCACTATGCCGACTTTTCTTTTCCTATATGGTGCTGCCTTTGGCGTTATTCATTTCTTTGCGCGCTTCGGAATAGGTTTCAAGATACATTATATCATCCTTTGTCTTCTCTGTGTCCCCCGGATGTACAAGTATTACATACAAACAAAAGATATAGCAGCTAAACGGCTAGCCAAACTCTTTGTGACGACATTTTTACTGGGGGCTTTATGCTGGCTGTTCGACAGAATCTTCTGCAAGAAATTAATTCATTGGTATGTCAACCCTCAGGGCCATGCGTGGTGGCATGTTCTTATGGGATTGAATTCTTACTTTGCGAATACATTTTTGATGTTCTGCCGTGCTCAGCAACGCGGCTGGGAACCACAAGTTGTTCGTCTCTTTGGCTTCTTTCCTTATGTGAAGATTCAGAAATCCAAAAAGCAGGAGTGA